The nucleotide sequence CCTATTCAGTTACAATTATTATAACAAAATAGCAAATATAAACCCATAAATACTGCAAGCTATCACATTGTAATACAAAGCACTTCGTTCTTGTATTACAATGTGGCTTGAAAAGGGGGAAGTTTCACTTTCCCCTTTTATCCCCTTTGGATTGTGTCGATTTGCTTTACGCAAACGCCACCTACCCATTTTATAAAAATAAAATGGGCAAAAGATCTTTCTTTTTGTCATACAAAAAGAAGAAAAAAAGAGACGATTTTCTTCTTCCGAAATCGTCCCTCTTTTTTCTAAAACCATGGATGAACAAACAAAATACGAGAGATTTTTTGTTCGTTCATCCACTAAAAAGAACTCCCTAACGGTCGTGGCTACT is from Lactococcus lactis and encodes:
- a CDS encoding cytochrome B gives rise to the protein MDERTKNLSYFVCSSMVLEKRGTISEEENRLFFSSFCMTKRKIFCPFYFYKMGRWRLRKANRHNPKGIKGESETSPFSSHIVIQERSALYYNVIACSIYGFIFAILL